One window of Candidatus Mycobacterium wuenschmannii genomic DNA carries:
- a CDS encoding glycosyltransferase family protein, translating to MLGQWTRGRRGGLLAFLLYLAGVMIVTLGAWRGPTSGWAGGCCDQEQAIWYLGWTPHALIHGLDPFFTTQIAAPTGANLMWSPSMPLLGILGWLPAKIGGPIFGFNILMVLGIALSGWAAWLAIRRWTGDGLGPTVGGAVYAFSPYVASHAAHHLNLTTVWVPPLMLIALDELAVTRRRPAWKSGATLGALGAAQLLISEEVLATSVVAGAVLLCVLAAALRALPTRRLAAGLAVAVLTFLAFAAGPLAAQFLGSQRISEQVQNSTHFSTDLLNLVLPTPYQLIAPGFATNLSREFSGLYHEATAYLGAPLIVLIVVAAVRYWDDLRIRIPAITGVLILVLSLGPWLHIGKDPLHVPLPWLVLAKLPLLKHVLPDRFTVFVWLAVAVIVATVIARASRLAPRPAARWLLTVGASLFLLLPAPLARVQFTTPPFFYHWASHHIGADETVLVAPYFVNGNEAAPMVWATVADFGLRMPEAYAYLPQPNGGTYSGPAQSQLTFTMWVIQQRGAWLVARGDIRDQIADDLQAAGVRHVIVGPGTNSGQMLAFFTDLFDRQPAIIEGVALWSDVTVR from the coding sequence GTGCTCGGGCAGTGGACCAGAGGCCGCCGCGGGGGCCTGCTCGCCTTCCTGCTCTACCTGGCCGGGGTTATGATCGTCACCCTCGGCGCGTGGCGCGGCCCGACGTCCGGGTGGGCCGGCGGCTGCTGCGATCAGGAACAGGCGATCTGGTACCTCGGCTGGACGCCGCACGCGCTGATCCATGGCCTCGATCCGTTCTTCACGACGCAGATCGCCGCACCCACCGGCGCCAATCTCATGTGGAGTCCGTCGATGCCCCTGCTCGGAATCCTGGGGTGGCTACCGGCGAAGATCGGCGGGCCGATTTTCGGGTTCAACATCCTGATGGTCCTGGGCATCGCGCTGAGCGGGTGGGCGGCCTGGCTGGCGATCCGGCGCTGGACGGGTGACGGCCTCGGGCCGACTGTCGGCGGCGCGGTGTACGCCTTCTCCCCCTACGTCGCCTCCCACGCGGCCCACCATCTCAACCTGACCACGGTCTGGGTTCCACCGCTGATGCTGATCGCCCTCGACGAGTTGGCGGTGACTCGTCGCCGCCCGGCCTGGAAATCCGGGGCCACACTCGGCGCGCTCGGCGCCGCGCAGTTGCTGATCAGCGAGGAGGTGCTGGCTACCAGCGTCGTGGCGGGAGCCGTCCTGCTCTGCGTGCTGGCGGCGGCACTGCGGGCGTTGCCGACCCGCCGGCTCGCGGCCGGGCTTGCCGTTGCGGTGCTGACATTCCTGGCGTTCGCGGCCGGGCCATTGGCCGCGCAATTCCTTGGGTCGCAACGGATCAGCGAACAGGTGCAGAACTCTACGCACTTCTCGACAGATCTGCTCAACCTCGTGCTGCCGACCCCGTATCAATTGATCGCGCCGGGGTTCGCAACAAACCTGTCGCGCGAGTTCAGCGGCCTCTACCACGAGGCGACGGCCTATCTCGGCGCACCGCTGATCGTGCTGATCGTCGTTGCGGCCGTACGCTATTGGGACGATCTGCGGATCCGCATCCCGGCCATCACCGGGGTGCTGATACTGGTGCTGTCACTGGGCCCCTGGCTGCACATCGGTAAGGACCCGCTGCACGTTCCCCTGCCATGGCTGGTGCTGGCGAAACTACCGTTGCTGAAACACGTCCTGCCGGATCGCTTCACGGTCTTCGTCTGGCTGGCGGTGGCGGTGATCGTCGCGACCGTCATCGCCCGCGCCTCCCGCCTCGCGCCGCGTCCGGCGGCTCGCTGGCTGCTCACGGTGGGCGCGTCCCTGTTCCTCCTGCTTCCCGCGCCGCTGGCGCGCGTTCAGTTCACGACACCACCCTTCTTCTACCACTGGGCGAGCCATCACATCGGCGCCGACGAAACCGTCCTCGTCGCACCGTATTTCGTCAACGGTAACGAGGCTGCTCCGATGGTGTGGGCCACCGTCGCCGACTTCGGCCTGCGGATGCCCGAGGCCTACGCCTACCTGCCGCAACCCAACGGTGGAACGTATTCCGGGCCGGCGCAATCACAACTCACCTTCACCATGTGGGTCATTCAGCAGCGCGGCGCGTGGCTGGTCGCGCGCGGTGACATCCGCGACCAGATCGCCGACGACCTGCAAGCTGCCGGTGTGCGCCATGTGATCGTGGGCCCGGGCACCAATTCGGGGCAGATGCTCGCGTTCTTCACCGACCTTTTCGACCGGCAGCCTGCGATCATCGAGGGCGTCGCGCTGTGGAGCGACGTCACAGTCCGGTGA
- the pyrR gene encoding bifunctional pyr operon transcriptional regulator/uracil phosphoribosyltransferase PyrR: MGAAAGDAATGRELMSAADVGRTISRIAHQIIEKTALDGADAPRVVLLGIPTRGVTLANRLAANIAEFSGAEIPHGALDITLYRDDLMTKPPRPLENTCIPAGGIDDALVILVDDVLYSGRSVRSALDALRDVGRPRVVQLAVLVDRGHRELPLRADYVGKNVPTSRTENVHVQLAEQDGHDGVVISR, encoded by the coding sequence ATGGGCGCTGCTGCGGGTGACGCCGCTACCGGCCGCGAACTGATGTCGGCGGCCGACGTGGGTCGCACAATTTCGCGTATTGCGCATCAAATCATCGAAAAGACTGCCCTCGACGGTGCCGACGCGCCTCGGGTGGTCCTGCTGGGAATCCCCACGCGTGGTGTGACTTTGGCCAACCGCCTCGCCGCCAACATCGCCGAGTTCTCCGGCGCCGAGATCCCGCACGGGGCGTTGGACATCACCCTCTATCGAGACGATCTGATGACCAAGCCGCCGCGGCCGCTGGAGAACACTTGTATTCCCGCCGGCGGCATCGACGATGCGCTGGTGATTCTCGTCGACGACGTGCTGTACTCCGGCCGCTCGGTGCGCTCCGCTCTGGACGCGCTGCGCGATGTCGGCCGCCCGCGGGTTGTGCAACTGGCGGTGCTGGTCGACCGCGGCCACCGCGAACTGCCGCTGCGCGCCGACTATGTCGGCAAGAACGTGCCGACCTCGCGCACCGAGAACGTGCACGTACAACTGGCCGAGCAGGACGGTCACGACGGCGTGGTGATCTCCCGATGA